AAACTCCGCCGCTCGGCTTTTCCCGGACGGAGTTTGCCGGCCTGCCGGAGGAGAAAATCATCCGCCGGGAAGTGGAAAGCTTGAACTGGATTTTGAATCTGCGGAAAAACTACGAAAAGATTTTCGGGCCTAAATCGCCTGCGGGAGATACAAGGAACCGGCCTTGAGCCAGGCCAGTTCCTTTTTATTGCCGAAATCCTCGGCGATTTTCAAAACCCAAAGCCGCAAAAGCTTGTAGTCGGCGGAAATTTCCGCCACGAGCGTATCGGCAATCTCCACCGCGCGCCAGGCGGGCTGGGGGGAAAACTCGACGCACAGAACATTCCCGGCCAGATTGGTCAGATACTCCTCCCCCTCGCGGCTGGCCGGAACGGGGAAAAAGGCGCGGGAGCGGCAGAGTTTCTGCGGCGGGAAAAGGCGCGGAACGGCCAGCCAGTTCTCCTTCGCTTGGCGGACTTCGATGTGCGCCAGCTCCCCCTTTTCGTCCAATTCGATCGACATCCGCTCCGCCTCCAGCGAATAGTGGAAACGTTTTCGGGGGCGGAAGGCGATTCCCAAAATCCCCTCGTGCGCCTCGTAAAAGCCGCGCGCCTCGGGAACGAACCAGCTCCCGCAAAAGGAGATTTGAAACGGCTTCATTTTTTGCGCAGTACGGAAAGCCGGTCTTTGGCCCGGCGGGACTCGGTGGAGGTGGGATACTGGTCGGAAAGCATGTCGTAGTAGCGGATGGCGATAGGGGGGTCTTTTTTCTCAAAAAGCTGGGCCGCCTTGAAAAGGGAGGTTGGGGCTTTTTCACTCCTTGGAAAATTCTGATAAACCAGCAAATACCGCCCCACGGCGGAGTCGGCCATCCCCTTGTTGTTGTACGCCTCCCCGATCCAGAAATGGCAGTTGGGGCCCAGTTCGGAATTCGGAAAGGTGGCCAGAAACTCCGCAAACCCGGCGATGGCCAGATCATACTTCCCCCGGCGGAAGTCCATAAAGGCGTTGTCGTAGAGCTGCTTGGGGTCCACCCCCGGGCTTGAGGAGCCGGGGCTGGTGGGGTCGTTCCCCTTAATCAGTGAATCGGGGGGGGGGCGCAAATTCTGCAAACGGGCGCGGAATTCCTCCCAGTTTTTGAACAGGTAATCGAACCGCCCGTTCACATCCTCCACCCGCCCGCTCACCACCTCCAGCTTGCGGGAAAGGTCGCGGATGGAGCTTTTCAGCTCGGCCCCCAGCTTTTGGTTTTCCTCCAGCTGGGCCTGATACGCCTTTTCCAAAGCCGCCGCTTTTTTCTGCAAATCGGCGTTGGCCTGCTTCAAGCTGTCCAGCTTGACGTCCATTGTATTCACCTGCCCCGGCGAAACGCAACCGGAGAGGGCCAGCGCCGCGGCGGCGGCCATCGAAAAGAGAAAAAAACGCGCGGACATCTACCGGTTCACAAACTCGGCGCGGCGGTTCTGCTGCCAGGAGGTCTCGTCATGCCCGAAGGCGACCGGGCGCTCCTTGCCGTAGGAGACCGTGGAAATCCGGCTGCCGTCTATGCCCAAATCCATCAAGTACTGCCGGGCGGCGGCGGCGCGGCGTTCGCCGAGCGCGAGGTTGTATTCCACCGTCCCCCGCTCGTCGCAGTGCCCTTCTATCAGAATCCGCATGTTGGGGTTGGCCTTCAGCACGCGGGCATTTTGCTCCAGTGCCGATTTGGCGTCGTCGCGGATGTAGTAGCGGTCGAAATCGAAATAAATTTTTTGAAAGCCCGACGGGGTCGGCTCTTCCGAAACTTCGCCGCTCGGAATCCGGCCGGAAGTATCCTGCGGCTCGGTGCGGGTTTCGGTTTGCGGGGCCGGTTTATCCGTCACGGGCTGGGCTTTTTTGCCGCAGCCGGAAACGTAGAATCCCATCACGGTAATCCCCAAAAGCAACAGTCCGATTCGCTTCATTATTCCCTCCATTATTTTGTTATACCCGTCTTGTACCGGTCAATATCCTTATATATATCGGCAAGTTACACAGCCGAAATTTAGGGCGAAAATTTATTTTTCCGCTCCCGGCGTAAAGAAAGCCGCCGAGGGAAAATTTGTCAATAGAAATCGGCGTTCTCCAAAAATCCCTTTGACAGGCCGGCCGGTTTGGATATTCTTCCACACGGGAACTTTATGGCGTCGGAATCGAACACCGGGAAGGAATTCACCGGGCCGCTCGGCCCGGACGCTCTTCTTCAATACCAGAGCGGCTCCATCGTCAGCCGGATGCTCTTAAAAAAGCCCTCCGGCACGGTGACCGCCTTTGCCTTTGATGAGGGGGAAGGACTAAGCGAGCACACCACCCCCTACGAGGCGCTCCTCATAATCCTCGACGGGCAGGCGGAGGTCACCATCGCCGGAACGGCGCACACGGTCAACTCCGGTGAAATGATTCTGCTCCCTGCGGGCATTCCCCACGCCGTCAAGGCGCTTAGCCGCTTCAAGATGCTCCTCGTAATGATTAAAGCGTAATGTTTGATAGGGGCGAGGCATGCCTCGCCCTTACAAAAACGAAGGGATTTTAGTTGCGAATTTGCGGAGAAAATAAAAAAAGCTCCCTGTGATTTTGGGGGCCTGCAAAATCGGGGGGATTTTGCAGGGGAAAATGCAACCTCTCCCTGACCCTCTCCTAAGAGGAGAGGGGACAAGACATTTGCTTTTAAGGGAAGGGAGGGGCGGAGCGTACGATCCGCCCCCTTTTT
The sequence above is drawn from the Verrucomicrobiia bacterium genome and encodes:
- the ybgF gene encoding tol-pal system protein YbgF — encoded protein: MSARFFLFSMAAAAALALSGCVSPGQVNTMDVKLDSLKQANADLQKKAAALEKAYQAQLEENQKLGAELKSSIRDLSRKLEVVSGRVEDVNGRFDYLFKNWEEFRARLQNLRPPPDSLIKGNDPTSPGSSSPGVDPKQLYDNAFMDFRRGKYDLAIAGFAEFLATFPNSELGPNCHFWIGEAYNNKGMADSAVGRYLLVYQNFPRSEKAPTSLFKAAQLFEKKDPPIAIRYYDMLSDQYPTSTESRRAKDRLSVLRKK
- a CDS encoding cupin domain-containing protein, which gives rise to MASESNTGKEFTGPLGPDALLQYQSGSIVSRMLLKKPSGTVTAFAFDEGEGLSEHTTPYEALLIILDGQAEVTIAGTAHTVNSGEMILLPAGIPHAVKALSRFKMLLVMIKA
- the pal gene encoding peptidoglycan-associated lipoprotein Pal; this encodes MKRIGLLLLGITVMGFYVSGCGKKAQPVTDKPAPQTETRTEPQDTSGRIPSGEVSEEPTPSGFQKIYFDFDRYYIRDDAKSALEQNARVLKANPNMRILIEGHCDERGTVEYNLALGERRAAAARQYLMDLGIDGSRISTVSYGKERPVAFGHDETSWQQNRRAEFVNR